A single region of the Chryseobacterium sp. 6424 genome encodes:
- a CDS encoding SusC/RagA family TonB-linked outer membrane protein: MRNYSKVLKIAPAFLLAGTMLQAQTADSIKTADIEQVVLIGYGKQKREDLTGSITSLSVKDFNTGSTSPDQLIQGKAPGVTITGNGGNPGAGSTIRIRGGASLTASNDPLIVIDGIPMDYSGVAGAANALALINPNDIESFSVLKDASSAAIYGNRASNGVILITTKKGSAGRLKVDFSTMASVSTRMGDQKVLGADEFREYVQANATQQKYIDLLGTANTNWQDLIYQDAWGTDNNVAISGGIKGLPYRLSLGYNEQNGLVKTNEFRRTSAALNLSPRFFDRHLTVNANFKGSMTENRFNAGVIGAAQLMDPTQSVYDYSAQGNRVGNYWEWFLPAGGLNVNATANPLASLEGRRDVSTVFRGIANIQLDYKVHFLPDLRFNVNAGYDYQKGTGAVTEYPGYRATLFNLGTRRDYIQEKTNQLLETYFNYVTDVEAIDTKLDLIAGYSYQKFNDYLPGSFTYNTNPSYNATEPSRDYEGNLVLLSFYGRGIFTIADKYILNGSVRRDASSRFYNGIDLKNNWGTFFAASAAWKIKNEDFLKESNVFSDLKLRAGWGETGQQEVGGYYNSFASYNISEATAQYGFGDQFYFMYRPTQYNDRLTWETTATINAGLDFGFLNNRITGSIDWFKKNTRNLQARVQVPAGEFSNTNIKNIGKMETDGIEFLINVVPVKTENFSWDFSFNAAHYNPEITEFTDVAQGYIIRQGGISGGTGNTVQAHTVGNTPFSFWVYQQVYDNAGKPLEGVYVDRNGDGIITEDDKYLYKSTTPDATFGFSTKFAYKNWDFSTSLRAVIGNYVYNNFASQSNVQSIATNDYLMNISSVAASYGFKNVQYWSDIFVEDASFLRMDNLTLGYNFGDVFNTGSNLRVYGMAQNVFVISDYSGVDPEIFGNIDNGFYQRPKVYSLGLNFQF; this comes from the coding sequence GTGAGAAACTATAGTAAAGTTTTGAAAATCGCGCCGGCATTTTTATTGGCCGGAACGATGCTGCAGGCACAAACGGCTGATTCCATAAAAACCGCCGATATTGAGCAGGTTGTATTGATTGGGTACGGTAAGCAGAAACGGGAAGATCTTACAGGTTCTATCACTTCACTTAGTGTTAAAGACTTCAATACCGGTTCTACATCGCCAGATCAGTTGATCCAGGGTAAAGCCCCTGGTGTTACCATTACCGGAAACGGCGGTAATCCTGGTGCTGGATCTACGATCAGGATCCGAGGTGGGGCGTCTCTTACGGCAAGTAATGACCCACTGATTGTAATTGACGGGATCCCGATGGATTATAGCGGTGTAGCTGGTGCCGCGAACGCATTAGCACTCATCAATCCGAACGATATTGAGTCCTTCAGTGTGCTGAAAGATGCTTCTTCTGCCGCTATATACGGTAACCGTGCCTCGAATGGGGTAATACTGATTACTACAAAGAAAGGAAGTGCCGGTAGACTGAAAGTGGATTTTTCAACAATGGCTTCTGTTTCCACAAGAATGGGCGACCAGAAAGTTTTAGGGGCTGATGAATTCCGTGAGTATGTACAAGCCAATGCAACACAGCAAAAGTATATTGACCTTTTGGGTACAGCCAATACCAACTGGCAAGACCTGATCTATCAGGATGCTTGGGGTACCGACAATAATGTGGCCATCTCCGGAGGTATTAAAGGTTTGCCTTATCGGCTTTCATTAGGGTATAATGAGCAGAACGGTCTGGTGAAAACCAATGAATTCAGAAGGACTTCTGCCGCTTTGAACCTAAGCCCGAGATTCTTTGACCGTCATTTGACTGTTAATGCCAACTTCAAAGGTTCGATGACAGAGAACCGTTTCAACGCAGGCGTGATTGGTGCCGCACAGTTGATGGATCCTACACAGTCGGTGTACGACTATTCTGCCCAAGGAAACAGAGTGGGCAATTACTGGGAGTGGTTTTTACCTGCGGGTGGACTTAATGTTAACGCGACCGCCAACCCACTGGCTTCACTGGAAGGCCGCCGCGATGTATCCACCGTGTTCCGTGGGATTGCCAATATTCAGTTAGACTATAAAGTGCATTTTCTGCCAGACCTTCGGTTTAATGTAAACGCTGGGTACGACTACCAGAAAGGTACCGGCGCCGTAACCGAATATCCGGGATACCGCGCTACGCTCTTCAACCTTGGTACACGCAGAGATTACATACAGGAAAAAACCAACCAGCTTCTTGAAACTTATTTCAACTACGTAACAGATGTTGAAGCTATTGATACAAAACTTGATTTAATCGCAGGTTACTCTTACCAAAAGTTTAATGATTATTTACCCGGATCATTCACTTATAACACAAATCCTTCTTACAACGCTACAGAACCTAGCCGCGATTATGAAGGGAATCTTGTGCTATTGAGTTTCTATGGTAGGGGTATTTTCACTATTGCAGATAAATACATCCTTAACGGATCGGTAAGAAGAGATGCTTCCTCAAGATTCTATAATGGGATTGATCTTAAAAACAACTGGGGAACCTTCTTTGCAGCCTCTGCGGCCTGGAAAATTAAGAACGAAGACTTCCTGAAAGAATCCAACGTGTTCTCTGATTTAAAACTGCGTGCAGGCTGGGGAGAGACCGGACAGCAGGAAGTAGGTGGATATTATAACTCCTTTGCCTCTTACAATATTTCTGAAGCGACTGCACAATACGGTTTTGGTGACCAGTTCTACTTCATGTACCGCCCAACGCAGTATAATGACAGATTGACCTGGGAAACCACGGCTACTATCAACGCAGGTCTGGATTTCGGTTTCTTGAATAACAGAATTACAGGTTCCATCGACTGGTTCAAGAAGAATACCCGAAACCTACAGGCAAGAGTACAGGTGCCAGCAGGGGAATTCAGTAACACCAATATCAAAAACATTGGTAAGATGGAGACGGATGGTATAGAGTTCCTGATTAATGTAGTCCCCGTGAAAACCGAGAACTTCAGTTGGGATTTCAGTTTCAACGCTGCACACTACAACCCTGAGATTACAGAATTTACAGACGTAGCCCAAGGGTACATCATCCGCCAGGGTGGGATCTCTGGTGGTACCGGTAATACAGTGCAGGCACATACGGTAGGTAATACGCCGTTCAGTTTCTGGGTGTATCAGCAGGTATATGACAACGCAGGTAAACCTTTAGAAGGTGTTTATGTAGATAGAAATGGCGACGGTATAATTACAGAAGATGATAAATATCTGTATAAATCTACCACACCAGATGCTACGTTTGGTTTCTCTACCAAGTTTGCGTACAAAAATTGGGATTTCTCCACTTCATTACGTGCTGTAATAGGTAATTATGTGTATAATAACTTCGCGTCACAATCCAACGTGCAAAGTATCGCCACCAATGATTATTTGATGAATATCTCAAGCGTAGCCGCCAGTTATGGTTTCAAAAACGTTCAGTACTGGAGTGATATCTTCGTTGAAGACGCCTCTTTCCTTAGGATGGATAATTTGACGCTCGGGTACAACTTTGGCGATGTCTTCAACACAGGCAGCAACCTGCGGGTGTATGGTATGGCACAGAATGTATTCGTAATCAGCGATTATTCGGGGGTAGATCCTGAAATATTCGGGAATATAGATAATGGGTTCTACCAAAGACCCAAAGTATATTCATTAGGATTAAACTTTCAATTTTAA